One stretch of Variovorax sp. TBS-050B DNA includes these proteins:
- a CDS encoding MATE family efflux transporter: MLLSNILQSLSGTINNIYIGQMIGVGALAAVSSFFPVLFFFIAFVIGLGAGASVLIGQAWGARDAAKARAVAGTTLTVGILMGLVIAVFGGAFTTPMLAALGTPPDVLADATRYARIMLIAMPGLFVFLLSTAMLRGVGDTITPLLTLIISTATGLVVTPALIRGWGGLPQLGVASGAWASVLAFVLATLWLGWRLHRRGSPLAPDRAFLRSMRIDPKLLKAVLKVGVPTGVQMIVVALSEVVLLSLVNGYGSSATAAYGAVNQVVAYVQFPAISIAITASILGAQAIGAGRADRLGAIAKTALMMNLALTGGLVLLGYLFSRPLMGFFITSAPVIEVAQTLLHIMLWSLVIFGMASALSGIMRASGSVLVPTAISIVCLIGVEVPVAWFMSHRIGLNGIWYAYPVTFGAMLLLQTAYYRLVWRRKAIRRLV, from the coding sequence ATGCTGCTCAGCAACATCCTGCAGTCGCTCTCGGGCACCATCAACAACATCTACATCGGGCAGATGATCGGCGTCGGCGCGCTGGCCGCGGTGTCGAGCTTCTTCCCGGTGCTGTTCTTCTTCATCGCCTTCGTCATCGGCCTGGGCGCCGGCGCTTCGGTGCTGATCGGCCAGGCCTGGGGCGCGCGCGACGCGGCCAAGGCCAGGGCCGTGGCGGGCACCACGCTGACGGTCGGCATCCTGATGGGGCTGGTGATCGCGGTGTTCGGCGGCGCCTTCACCACGCCGATGCTGGCCGCGCTGGGCACGCCGCCCGACGTGCTGGCCGATGCCACGCGCTACGCCCGCATCATGCTGATCGCAATGCCGGGACTCTTCGTGTTCCTGCTCTCCACGGCCATGCTGCGCGGCGTCGGCGACACCATCACGCCGCTGCTCACGCTGATCATCTCCACCGCGACCGGGCTCGTGGTCACGCCCGCGCTGATCCGCGGCTGGGGCGGGCTGCCGCAGCTCGGCGTGGCGAGCGGCGCCTGGGCCAGCGTGCTGGCCTTCGTGCTGGCCACGCTGTGGCTCGGCTGGCGCCTGCACCGCCGCGGCAGCCCGCTCGCACCCGACAGGGCCTTCCTGCGCAGCATGCGCATCGATCCGAAGCTGCTGAAGGCCGTGCTCAAGGTCGGCGTGCCCACGGGCGTGCAGATGATCGTGGTCGCGCTGTCCGAGGTGGTGCTGCTGTCGCTGGTCAACGGCTACGGTTCGAGCGCCACCGCGGCCTACGGCGCGGTCAACCAGGTGGTGGCCTACGTGCAGTTCCCGGCCATCTCGATCGCGATCACCGCCTCGATCCTCGGCGCGCAGGCCATCGGCGCGGGCCGTGCCGACCGCCTCGGCGCCATCGCGAAGACGGCGCTGATGATGAACCTCGCGCTCACCGGCGGGCTGGTGCTGCTCGGCTACCTGTTCTCGCGCCCGCTGATGGGCTTCTTCATCACCAGCGCGCCGGTGATCGAGGTCGCACAGACGCTGCTGCACATCATGCTGTGGAGCCTGGTGATCTTCGGCATGGCCTCGGCCCTCTCGGGGATCATGCGCGCGAGCGGATCGGTGCTGGTGCCCACGGCGATCTCCATCGTCTGCCTGATCGGCGTCGAGGTGCCGGTGGCCTGGTTCATGAGCCACCGCATCGGGCTGAACGGCATCTGGTATGCGTACCCGGTCACCTTCGGCGCGATGCTGCTGCTGCAGACGGCCTACTACCGCCTCGTGTGGCGCAGGAAGGCGATCCGGCGGCTGGTGTAG
- a CDS encoding DUF2239 family protein — protein sequence MTSEHIQAPAAAASAAGAPATLTAFAGFRRIARGSRAELIAALRARTDDAPCLVFDDRTGMQVDLDLRDAPPPAAAASDEPPRGVGRPKLGVVAREVTLLPRQWEWLARQPGGASVALRRLVDEARRVHAGRDAARAAREAAYGVMTALAGNLPGFEEAARALFAADRAGFEERLAAWPEDLRAHLHELAGASWPTPE from the coding sequence ATGACTTCCGAACATATTCAGGCCCCCGCTGCCGCCGCCTCGGCGGCTGGCGCACCCGCCACCCTGACCGCGTTTGCCGGCTTCCGGCGCATCGCGCGCGGTTCGCGCGCCGAGCTGATCGCCGCGCTGCGCGCGCGCACGGACGACGCACCCTGCCTCGTGTTCGACGACCGCACCGGCATGCAGGTGGACCTCGACCTGCGCGATGCGCCACCGCCCGCGGCCGCCGCGTCCGACGAGCCACCGCGTGGCGTCGGGCGGCCGAAGCTGGGCGTGGTCGCGCGCGAGGTCACGCTGCTGCCGCGCCAGTGGGAATGGCTCGCGCGCCAGCCCGGCGGCGCGTCGGTCGCGCTGCGCCGGCTGGTCGACGAGGCGCGGCGCGTCCATGCCGGGCGCGACGCCGCGCGCGCGGCACGCGAAGCCGCCTATGGCGTGATGACCGCGCTCGCCGGCAATCTGCCGGGCTTCGAGGAAGCGGCCCGTGCGCTCTTCGCGGCCGACCGGGCAGGCTTCGAGGAACGGCTGGCTGCCTGGCCCGAGGATCTGCGGGCCCACCTCCACGAACTGGCCGGCGCAAGCTGGCCCACCCCGGAATGA
- a CDS encoding VOC family protein produces MQKIVPCLWFDRNGEDALRFYTAIFPNSRVTETQLWGDENPSLKGSLLTATFELDGQSFMVLNGGPQYKFTPAISMLVHCKDQAEVDRYWEKLLEGGGQPVQCGWLTDRFGVSWQVVPTAMIRMFQDKDPAKAARAMRAMMEMVKLDLAAVQKAFDGA; encoded by the coding sequence ATGCAGAAGATCGTTCCCTGCCTCTGGTTCGACCGCAACGGCGAGGATGCGCTCAGGTTCTACACCGCGATCTTTCCGAACTCGCGCGTGACCGAGACCCAGCTCTGGGGCGACGAGAACCCCAGCCTCAAGGGCTCGCTGCTCACCGCCACCTTCGAACTCGACGGCCAGTCGTTCATGGTGCTGAACGGCGGGCCGCAGTACAAGTTCACGCCGGCGATCTCGATGCTCGTGCACTGCAAGGACCAGGCCGAGGTCGACCGCTACTGGGAGAAGCTGCTCGAAGGCGGCGGCCAGCCGGTGCAGTGCGGCTGGCTCACCGACCGCTTCGGCGTGTCGTGGCAGGTGGTGCCCACGGCCATGATCCGGATGTTCCAGGACAAGGACCCGGCCAAGGCCGCGCGCGCGATGCGGGCGATGATGGAGATGGTCAAGCTCGACCTGGCCGCCGTGCAGAAGGCCTTCGACGGCGCCTGA
- a CDS encoding MFS transporter: MTQIGKPPCDNALILHGAKADEAACPEASKPWVLAAAIVGSSMAFIDGTVVNVALPAIQRDLGATAFQAQWVVESYALLLAALLLVGGALGDHFGRRRMFALGVGLFAIASVACGLAASVQQLIAARAVQGIGGALLVPGSLALISASFPEKERGKAIGTWSGFSGITAAVGPVLGGFLVDHFSWTWAFYINVPMALLVLWIAWRHVPESRGSAASGGLDVYGALLATAGLGGIVYAFIEAPTQHWRSPAVLSALAIGIAASAGFLAVERRARTPMLPLELLRIRNFSGANLLTLLLYAALGGGLYFFPLNLIQVQGYSATVAGAALLPFILIMFALSGWAGQLVDRFGPRLPLVVGPAIAAAGFALFALPGVGASYWSGFLPAVVVLGFGMTVTVAPLTTTVMNAVGPEQAGVASGVNNAVSRAAAVLAIAVFGVVMARVFDAVLAERLHDMGASAEVTAFLEAERSKLAGAALPPGADAAAAAVLKRAVAESFVAGFRWVMLICAGLAALSAASAWLMIDRRGGAKPDGG, encoded by the coding sequence ATGACCCAGATCGGCAAGCCGCCCTGCGACAACGCGCTGATCCTCCATGGCGCGAAGGCGGATGAAGCAGCCTGCCCCGAAGCCTCCAAGCCCTGGGTGCTGGCCGCGGCCATCGTCGGCTCGAGCATGGCCTTCATCGACGGCACCGTCGTCAACGTCGCGCTGCCCGCCATCCAGCGCGACCTCGGCGCCACCGCCTTCCAGGCCCAGTGGGTGGTCGAGTCCTATGCCTTGCTGCTGGCCGCGCTGCTGCTGGTGGGGGGTGCGCTCGGCGACCACTTCGGGCGGCGCCGCATGTTCGCGCTCGGCGTCGGCCTGTTCGCGATCGCCTCGGTGGCCTGCGGTCTCGCGGCCAGCGTGCAGCAGCTGATCGCGGCGCGCGCGGTGCAGGGCATCGGCGGCGCCTTGCTGGTGCCCGGCAGCCTCGCGCTGATCAGCGCCTCGTTTCCGGAGAAGGAGCGCGGCAAGGCCATCGGCACCTGGTCGGGCTTCAGCGGCATCACGGCCGCGGTCGGGCCGGTGCTCGGCGGCTTCCTGGTCGACCATTTCTCGTGGACCTGGGCCTTCTACATCAACGTGCCGATGGCGCTGCTGGTGCTGTGGATCGCCTGGCGCCACGTGCCGGAGAGCCGCGGTTCCGCCGCGAGCGGCGGGCTCGACGTCTACGGCGCGCTGCTCGCGACCGCGGGCCTGGGCGGCATCGTCTACGCCTTCATCGAGGCGCCCACGCAGCACTGGCGCTCGCCCGCAGTGCTGTCGGCGCTGGCCATCGGCATCGCCGCGAGCGCGGGCTTCCTCGCGGTCGAGCGCCGGGCGCGCACGCCGATGCTGCCGCTGGAACTGCTGCGCATCCGCAACTTCAGCGGCGCCAACCTGCTGACGCTGCTGCTGTATGCGGCGCTCGGCGGCGGGCTGTATTTCTTTCCGCTCAACCTGATCCAGGTGCAGGGCTACTCGGCCACGGTCGCGGGCGCGGCGCTGCTGCCGTTCATCCTGATCATGTTCGCGCTCTCGGGCTGGGCCGGCCAGCTGGTCGACCGCTTCGGGCCGCGGCTGCCGCTGGTCGTCGGCCCGGCCATCGCGGCCGCGGGCTTCGCGCTGTTCGCGCTGCCGGGCGTGGGCGCGAGCTACTGGAGCGGTTTCCTGCCGGCGGTGGTGGTGCTGGGCTTCGGCATGACGGTGACGGTGGCGCCGCTCACCACCACCGTGATGAACGCCGTCGGCCCCGAGCAGGCGGGCGTGGCCTCGGGCGTCAACAACGCGGTCTCGCGCGCGGCCGCGGTGCTGGCGATCGCGGTCTTCGGCGTGGTCATGGCGCGGGTCTTCGATGCGGTGCTGGCCGAGCGGCTGCACGACATGGGTGCCTCGGCCGAGGTCACGGCGTTCCTCGAGGCCGAGCGCAGCAAGCTCGCGGGCGCCGCGCTCCCGCCGGGCGCCGATGCGGCGGCCGCCGCGGTGCTGAAACGCGCGGTGGCCGAGTCCTTCGTCGCGGGCTTCCGCTGGGTAATGCTGATCTGCGCCGGGCTGGCCGCGCTCAGTGCCGCCAGCGCCTGGCTGATGATCGATCGCCGCGGCGGTGCGAAGCCGGACGGGGGTTGA
- a CDS encoding Tex family protein has product MQKIIRQLAAEIKVGEHQVKAAVELLDGGATVPFIARYRKEATDGLDDTQLRELEARLAYLRELEDRRVAVIKAIDEQGKLTPELRAAIEFAPTKQELEDLYLPFKQKRRTKGQIAREFGIEPLADKLLADPTLDPAVEAKAFLQPATTLDDGKPGPDFSTVPAVLDGVRDILSERWAEDAVLVQSLREWLWNEGLLKSSLMAGKDENNADVAKFRDYFDYDEPIGRVPSHRALAVFRGRALEILDAKLALPVEPEPGKPSIAEGRIALHLGWSHAGRPADDLIRKCVAWTWRVKLALSTERDLFTRLREEAEKVAIKVFADNLRDLLLAAPAGPRVVMGLDPGIRTGVKVAVVDATGKLVETATVFPHEPRKDWEGSLHTLGKLCAKHGVNLIAIGNGTASRETDKLAADLIKLLAKMAAQAGAPEIKVEKVVVSEAGASVYSASEFASQEMPDVDVSLRGAASIARRLQDPLAELVKIDPKSIGVGQYQHDVNQSELARTLQAVVEDCVNSVGVDLNTASVPLLSRVSGLSASVAKAVVRWREANGAFSTRKQLLEVTGFGPKAFEQSAGFLRIRGGADPLDITGVHPETYPLVEQIIVKTGKPIAELMGRADMLKTLKPELFANEKFGVITVKDILGELEKPGRDPRPDFKVARFNDGVDDIADLVEGMILEGTVSNVAQFGAFVDLGVHQDGLVHVSQLSHKFVNDAREVVKTGDIVKVKVMEVDVARKRIGLSMKLDAAPARRDGPRDNRFEGAGQGQHAQRRNNAPQPAGQMANAFAKLQDLRKS; this is encoded by the coding sequence ATGCAGAAAATCATTCGCCAGCTCGCCGCCGAGATCAAAGTGGGCGAGCATCAGGTGAAGGCCGCCGTCGAGCTGCTCGACGGCGGCGCCACGGTTCCGTTCATCGCCCGCTACCGCAAGGAAGCCACCGACGGGCTCGACGACACCCAGCTGCGCGAACTCGAAGCGCGCCTGGCCTACCTGCGCGAACTCGAAGACCGCCGCGTGGCGGTGATCAAGGCCATCGACGAGCAGGGCAAGCTCACGCCCGAACTGCGCGCCGCGATCGAATTCGCGCCCACCAAGCAGGAGCTCGAAGACCTGTACCTGCCGTTCAAGCAGAAGCGCCGCACCAAGGGCCAGATCGCGCGCGAGTTCGGCATCGAGCCGCTGGCCGACAAGCTGCTGGCCGACCCCACGCTCGATCCCGCGGTGGAGGCCAAGGCCTTCCTGCAGCCCGCGACCACGCTCGACGACGGCAAGCCGGGCCCCGATTTCTCGACCGTGCCCGCGGTGCTCGACGGCGTGCGCGACATCCTCTCCGAGCGCTGGGCCGAGGACGCCGTGCTGGTGCAGAGCCTGCGCGAATGGCTCTGGAACGAGGGCCTGCTCAAGTCCAGCCTGATGGCCGGCAAGGACGAGAACAACGCCGACGTGGCCAAGTTCCGCGACTACTTCGACTACGACGAACCCATCGGCCGCGTGCCCTCGCACCGCGCGCTCGCGGTGTTCCGCGGCCGCGCGCTCGAGATCCTCGATGCCAAGCTCGCGCTGCCGGTCGAGCCCGAGCCGGGCAAGCCGAGCATCGCCGAGGGCCGCATCGCGCTGCACCTGGGCTGGAGCCATGCAGGCCGGCCGGCCGACGACCTGATCCGCAAGTGCGTGGCCTGGACGTGGCGCGTGAAGCTCGCGCTCTCGACCGAGCGCGACCTTTTCACGCGGCTGCGCGAAGAGGCCGAGAAGGTCGCGATCAAGGTCTTCGCCGACAACCTGCGCGACCTGCTGCTCGCCGCGCCCGCCGGTCCGCGCGTGGTCATGGGCCTGGACCCCGGCATCCGCACCGGCGTGAAGGTGGCCGTGGTCGATGCCACGGGCAAGCTGGTCGAGACCGCGACCGTGTTCCCGCACGAGCCGCGCAAGGACTGGGAAGGCTCGCTGCACACGCTCGGCAAGCTCTGCGCCAAGCACGGCGTGAACCTGATCGCGATCGGCAACGGCACCGCGAGCCGCGAGACCGACAAGCTCGCGGCCGACCTGATCAAGCTGCTCGCGAAGATGGCCGCCCAGGCCGGCGCGCCCGAGATCAAGGTCGAAAAGGTGGTGGTCAGCGAGGCCGGCGCCTCGGTGTATTCGGCCAGCGAGTTCGCCTCGCAGGAGATGCCCGACGTGGACGTGAGCCTGCGCGGCGCGGCCTCCATCGCGCGCCGGCTGCAGGACCCGCTCGCGGAGCTCGTGAAGATCGACCCGAAGAGCATCGGCGTGGGCCAGTACCAGCACGACGTGAACCAGAGCGAACTCGCACGCACGCTGCAGGCGGTGGTGGAAGACTGCGTGAACTCGGTGGGCGTGGACCTCAACACCGCGAGCGTGCCGCTCCTGAGCCGCGTCTCGGGCCTGTCGGCCAGCGTGGCCAAGGCAGTGGTGCGCTGGCGTGAGGCCAACGGCGCCTTCTCCACGCGCAAGCAGCTGCTCGAGGTGACGGGCTTCGGCCCCAAGGCCTTCGAACAGAGCGCGGGCTTCCTGCGCATCCGCGGCGGCGCCGATCCGCTGGACATCACCGGCGTGCATCCCGAGACCTATCCGCTCGTGGAGCAGATCATCGTCAAGACCGGCAAGCCCATCGCCGAGCTGATGGGCCGCGCCGACATGCTCAAGACGCTCAAGCCCGAGCTGTTCGCGAACGAGAAGTTCGGCGTCATCACGGTGAAGGACATCCTCGGCGAACTCGAGAAGCCCGGCCGCGACCCGCGCCCCGACTTCAAGGTGGCGCGCTTCAACGACGGCGTGGACGACATCGCCGACCTGGTCGAGGGCATGATCCTCGAAGGCACCGTGAGCAACGTGGCGCAGTTCGGCGCCTTCGTCGACCTGGGCGTGCACCAGGACGGCCTGGTCCACGTGAGCCAGCTGAGCCACAAGTTCGTGAACGACGCGCGCGAGGTGGTGAAGACCGGCGACATCGTCAAGGTCAAGGTGATGGAGGTCGACGTCGCGCGCAAGCGCATCGGCCTGTCGATGAAGCTCGACGCCGCACCCGCGCGCCGCGACGGTCCGCGCGACAACCGCTTCGAAGGCGCAGGCCAGGGCCAGCATGCACAGCGCCGCA